In one Novosphingobium humi genomic region, the following are encoded:
- a CDS encoding conjugal transfer protein TraW — MRAKRPLPRDVRREVSALAMLLAALMAPTAVRADTSTIGRTWPIAEPDALSEIEGRSAHIPDMKAAFGPRSGWSAMKPASLGKARIDRQRSVVPFYTLDSDIHLPDGRLLYAKGTTFNPLAYVTLPQQLVIVHPAQLDWAMRNAGPTDFILIAAGAPGNTDPIKAGERLKRPIFLLEERIKTRLGLTVAPVIVAQSGQKLVLTEVDAAKATRRASR; from the coding sequence ATGCGCGCTAAGAGACCTTTGCCCCGTGATGTTCGTCGCGAGGTGTCGGCGCTGGCGATGCTGCTCGCCGCCCTGATGGCGCCGACGGCCGTCCGCGCCGATACATCCACCATCGGACGCACCTGGCCCATCGCCGAGCCGGATGCGCTGAGCGAGATCGAAGGCCGAAGCGCCCATATCCCCGATATGAAAGCCGCTTTTGGCCCCCGGTCGGGCTGGTCGGCCATGAAACCTGCGTCTTTGGGAAAGGCGCGGATCGACCGTCAGCGCAGCGTGGTTCCCTTTTACACGCTCGATTCTGACATTCATCTGCCTGATGGGCGACTGCTCTACGCCAAAGGCACCACTTTCAACCCGCTCGCCTATGTCACTCTCCCGCAGCAACTGGTGATCGTCCATCCGGCGCAGCTTGATTGGGCCATGCGCAATGCGGGCCCGACCGACTTCATCCTGATCGCGGCCGGAGCTCCAGGCAATACCGATCCGATTAAGGCCGGCGAGCGGCTGAAACGCCCGATCTTCCTGCTTGAGGAACGCATCAAGACCCGGCTTGGGTTGACCGTTGCCCCGGTAATCGTCGCGCAATCCGGGCAGAAGCTGGTGCTGACCGAAGTGGACGCTGCAAAGGCCACACGGAGGGCCTCCCGATGA
- a CDS encoding TraU family protein: protein MKGLFLPKALALAATCLTLAMASPAHASKCEAGTIFNPITKVRWSCIFPITIGGVKIGPHDPLGKALDAQSASKPLCACRKGVTFWFGVKVSFWSPNRMVDVVTEPGCMMALGADILSTHGRLQGSQSSIADGTNTRKMFAQMHYYISPVWKMLDMFTDLPCFQDDGFDVALITEVLATWQSATLSAIIQPEAILFGNPAAGLACMSDSAAAAAGKVVDPLFWCMGSWGATYPIAGDIHFDDSVEAWAGLAARGIFMMGRLGSLTISSADGCSFIPQPIWTKSRYKLQLMEPVKGGQCVNVGRPGSLWTSAKHAPGRDNAQFMLFEKTICCAGIAVP from the coding sequence ATGAAAGGCCTTTTCCTGCCCAAAGCGCTCGCCCTTGCCGCCACCTGCCTGACGCTTGCCATGGCATCGCCCGCCCATGCCTCCAAATGCGAGGCAGGCACGATCTTCAATCCGATCACCAAAGTGCGCTGGTCCTGCATCTTCCCGATCACCATCGGCGGGGTGAAGATCGGCCCGCATGATCCGCTCGGCAAAGCGCTCGATGCGCAATCGGCCTCGAAACCTTTGTGCGCCTGCCGCAAGGGCGTGACGTTCTGGTTTGGCGTCAAGGTCAGCTTCTGGTCGCCCAACCGGATGGTCGATGTGGTGACAGAGCCGGGCTGCATGATGGCGCTCGGCGCCGATATCCTCTCCACCCATGGCAGGCTGCAGGGCAGCCAGTCCTCCATCGCCGACGGCACCAACACGCGCAAGATGTTTGCCCAGATGCATTATTACATCTCGCCGGTCTGGAAGATGCTCGACATGTTCACCGACCTTCCCTGTTTTCAGGATGACGGTTTCGATGTCGCGCTGATCACCGAGGTGCTCGCGACATGGCAATCGGCAACGCTGAGCGCGATCATCCAGCCCGAAGCCATCCTTTTCGGCAACCCTGCGGCGGGCCTTGCCTGCATGAGCGACAGCGCGGCCGCGGCCGCAGGCAAGGTCGTCGATCCCCTGTTCTGGTGCATGGGGTCCTGGGGCGCGACCTATCCGATTGCCGGCGACATCCATTTCGACGACAGCGTCGAGGCCTGGGCCGGCCTTGCCGCACGCGGCATCTTCATGATGGGGCGTCTGGGCTCGCTCACCATCAGTTCCGCCGACGGCTGCTCCTTCATCCCCCAGCCGATCTGGACCAAGAGCCGCTACAAGCTCCAGCTCATGGAACCCGTCAAGGGCGGCCAGTGCGTCAATGTCGGGCGGCCAGGCTCCCTGTGGACCAGCGCCAAACACGCACCGGGCAGGGACAATGCCCAGTTCATGCTTTTCGAAAAAACGATCTGCTGCGCCGGGATCGCGGTGCCATGA
- a CDS encoding TraC family protein yields MSAVNRPGLTVRRLRAAVERDAYSDFLPMVAWVEEEEAFLCIDDGWGQAWELVPSAYMFAHVSQALQGLLNVYFPEGTVLQLITFADPLIDPALDAYLDLKFRPDPLVQASARRMADYLRAGTSGLDALHGIPVRDFRLFLAIKTRVKLGADLRRQVEEQLAKMGIRRLAPEELVSFYRRIFNGVFAPAPGVFLGDSIGGMPAPPIARQIIEAGPDLCFEGPEVFLGNQVARCLTPKAPARRITAERANRLMGGMRGSAEDSDQIGGPFLYCLSVLFDHSQFEIHKRAQILSAQKAAGSFAVEVGKQIEEIGWILDEASNSRFASVIPTMWVFGRDSAQAREMAARAKRLWESEPLPFMVQEESYLLPVLLAASLPFGLYPEKRTLKLLERDFRMPVKAAALMAPVQTDFRGGGRPALLYVGRKGQLVTLDLFDPRINNYNFIVSAESGAGKSFLLNNLCQQYYAQGALIRIIDIGGSYRKLCTLCSGRYIDIGEERLVLNPFDMGLALDGEDKQSAIAMAVAIVAEMANASTRKPVTTSQWNLLKSAVQWSVDGGRGEDGIDAVRAWLGRYPENTSSDLDRVEHLVPVARELAFNLRDFGSDGAYGHFFNGPSTFDISRDEFVVLELERLKALPDLFNVIVMVVVNAVTQELYLSARDKPRFVLCDEAAQFMTRSDGQDLSRLAEAFGQGYRRARKYQGSFGIVLQSMNDLTLFGGTGQVILENAATKFLLQGSTYDKAVDNKILDYSGFVLDLLKSVRNAKPHYSEVFIDSPLGLGIARLVVDPFSYWINTSAPNEVAAFETLVRAGRSPLEAVCELAGVDPQDVFGPSHPVGGSHDTPSR; encoded by the coding sequence GTGAGCGCGGTAAACCGTCCGGGCCTGACCGTCCGCCGCCTGCGCGCCGCCGTCGAGCGCGACGCTTATTCCGATTTCCTGCCGATGGTCGCCTGGGTCGAGGAAGAGGAAGCCTTCCTTTGCATCGACGATGGCTGGGGGCAGGCATGGGAACTGGTTCCTTCCGCCTATATGTTCGCCCATGTCAGTCAGGCGCTGCAGGGTCTGCTCAATGTCTATTTCCCGGAAGGCACCGTCCTCCAGCTCATCACCTTCGCCGATCCGCTGATCGACCCGGCGCTCGATGCCTATCTCGACCTCAAATTCCGGCCCGATCCGTTGGTGCAGGCCTCCGCGCGGCGGATGGCCGATTATCTGCGCGCCGGGACAAGCGGGCTTGATGCGCTCCATGGCATTCCTGTCCGCGATTTTCGCCTGTTCCTCGCGATCAAGACGAGGGTGAAGCTAGGCGCGGATCTGCGCCGTCAGGTTGAAGAGCAACTCGCCAAAATGGGGATCCGGCGTCTCGCACCCGAAGAACTGGTGAGCTTCTATCGGCGCATCTTTAACGGCGTCTTTGCTCCCGCTCCGGGCGTGTTTCTGGGAGACAGCATCGGCGGCATGCCTGCCCCGCCCATTGCGCGCCAGATCATTGAGGCTGGGCCCGATCTTTGTTTCGAGGGACCCGAAGTCTTTCTCGGCAATCAGGTCGCGCGCTGCCTCACCCCCAAAGCGCCCGCACGGCGGATCACGGCCGAGCGCGCCAATCGGCTGATGGGCGGGATGCGCGGGAGCGCCGAGGACAGCGATCAGATCGGCGGCCCCTTCCTCTATTGCCTGAGCGTCCTGTTCGATCATTCCCAGTTTGAAATTCACAAGCGCGCGCAAATTCTCTCCGCGCAAAAGGCCGCCGGCAGCTTTGCCGTGGAAGTCGGCAAGCAGATTGAAGAGATCGGCTGGATCCTCGACGAGGCCTCAAACAGCCGCTTCGCCTCGGTGATCCCGACCATGTGGGTGTTCGGTCGCGACAGCGCGCAGGCTCGCGAGATGGCCGCCCGCGCCAAACGCCTGTGGGAATCAGAACCCCTGCCCTTCATGGTGCAGGAAGAGAGCTATCTCCTCCCCGTCCTGCTCGCCGCCAGCCTGCCCTTCGGGCTTTACCCGGAAAAACGCACGCTCAAGCTGCTGGAACGCGATTTTCGCATGCCGGTCAAAGCAGCCGCGCTGATGGCGCCGGTCCAGACCGATTTTCGCGGGGGCGGGCGCCCTGCCTTGCTCTATGTCGGGCGCAAGGGCCAGCTCGTCACGCTCGACCTCTTCGATCCGCGCATCAACAATTACAATTTCATCGTCTCGGCCGAATCCGGCGCGGGCAAGAGCTTCCTGCTCAACAACCTGTGCCAGCAATATTATGCCCAAGGCGCCCTCATCCGCATCATCGATATCGGCGGATCCTACCGCAAGCTCTGCACGCTTTGCTCGGGCCGCTATATCGACATCGGCGAGGAAAGACTGGTCCTCAACCCCTTCGACATGGGACTGGCGCTTGATGGCGAGGACAAACAGTCCGCGATTGCCATGGCCGTCGCCATTGTTGCCGAAATGGCCAATGCCTCGACCCGCAAGCCGGTTACCACCTCGCAATGGAACCTGCTCAAATCGGCCGTACAATGGAGCGTCGATGGCGGGCGCGGCGAGGATGGGATCGACGCGGTGCGGGCATGGCTGGGGCGCTATCCTGAAAACACCAGTTCCGACCTCGACCGCGTTGAGCACCTCGTGCCGGTGGCGCGCGAACTGGCCTTCAATCTCCGCGATTTCGGGTCGGATGGCGCCTATGGCCATTTCTTCAACGGCCCTTCGACCTTCGACATTTCCCGCGACGAGTTCGTCGTGCTCGAACTCGAGCGCCTCAAAGCCCTGCCCGATCTTTTCAACGTGATCGTGATGGTGGTGGTGAACGCGGTCACTCAGGAGCTGTACCTTTCGGCCCGTGACAAGCCCCGTTTCGTGCTGTGCGACGAGGCCGCCCAGTTCATGACCCGCAGCGACGGCCAGGATCTTTCACGGCTCGCCGAGGCTTTCGGGCAAGGTTATCGCCGCGCCCGCAAATATCAGGGCAGCTTCGGCATCGTGCTGCAGAGCATGAACGATCTGACGCTCTTTGGCGGCACCGGACAGGTGATCCTCGAAAATGCCGCGACCAAATTCCTGCTGCAGGGCTCGACCTATGACAAGGCGGTCGACAACAAGATCCTCGACTATTCGGGCTTCGTCCTCGATCTCCTGAAATCGGTCCGCAACGCCAAACCTCATTATTCCGAGGTCTTCATCGACAGCCCGCTGGGACTTGGCATCGCGCGGCTGGTCGTCGACCCCTTCAGCTATTGGATCAACACCTCCGCCCCCAATGAGGTCGCCGCCTTCGAGACTTTGGTCCGCGCCGGACGCAGCCCGCTCGAAGCCGTGTGCGAACTGGCAGGCGTCGATCCGCAGGACGTGTTTGGGCCATCTCATCCCGTGGGAGGTTCGCATGACACGCCGTCACGTTGA
- a CDS encoding type-F conjugative transfer system pilin assembly protein TrbC codes for MPISKRSANSYTWLLAGLILASIPAWADSHAPNHTARSQVEVEGNAAMERLKRAVGAAKQSAGPAPAIPARSEVDPLLQRRAFEGLSRSKGDPALVKRAEMDIAAARQALADERETASRRIAQALGLEQPDAIALAGAAPASLKKSWVAVLFVSSAMPVEVLRTYAASLSRVGGVMAFRGMPGGMTRVEPMAKLSAQVLRLDPGCEGPACAMRDVQIIVDPLVFRQHGVTKVPALAMIPGDPTQPYCERDENSPGAAHIIYGDAALSGLLEEYGRLGGKEEVRDALAHLARQ; via the coding sequence ATGCCTATCAGCAAACGATCAGCCAATAGCTACACCTGGCTCCTTGCCGGCTTGATACTGGCGTCAATACCGGCCTGGGCCGACAGTCACGCGCCCAACCACACGGCGCGCTCGCAGGTGGAAGTCGAAGGGAATGCCGCCATGGAACGGCTGAAGCGCGCGGTTGGAGCGGCGAAGCAAAGCGCCGGCCCCGCCCCAGCGATACCGGCACGATCCGAAGTGGATCCCCTATTGCAGCGGCGCGCTTTTGAAGGACTGTCGCGCTCAAAGGGCGATCCGGCCCTCGTGAAACGCGCCGAGATGGATATCGCGGCGGCCCGGCAAGCGCTGGCCGACGAGCGAGAGACGGCCAGTCGGCGAATAGCGCAGGCGCTGGGTCTCGAACAACCCGACGCCATTGCATTGGCCGGTGCCGCTCCCGCCAGCCTCAAAAAAAGCTGGGTTGCTGTACTCTTCGTGTCTTCCGCTATGCCGGTCGAAGTGCTGCGCACCTATGCTGCCAGCCTTTCCCGCGTCGGCGGGGTGATGGCCTTTCGCGGCATGCCCGGCGGCATGACCAGAGTGGAACCGATGGCGAAATTGTCGGCCCAAGTGTTGCGGCTCGATCCCGGCTGCGAAGGCCCCGCCTGCGCGATGCGCGACGTGCAGATCATCGTCGATCCGCTCGTTTTCCGCCAGCATGGCGTGACGAAAGTCCCTGCGCTGGCGATGATCCCCGGCGATCCCACCCAGCCCTATTGCGAGCGCGACGAGAACAGCCCGGGCGCCGCTCATATCATCTACGGCGATGCGGCGCTTTCCGGACTGCTCGAGGAATATGGCCGTCTCGGCGGTAAAGAGGAGGTCCGCGATGCTCTCGCTCATCTGGCACGCCAGTAA
- a CDS encoding conjugal transfer protein TraF, which produces MKRAAIVAIGMLLSTAPAWGLTATVADGPGVARGYWWYEAPKPVSPDKAEMDAVAKPAIPPMAELVKWSPPRIARLIEQQRDYAATVLTVDAVADFWRLEDFARRKARAFAGVTQLALLAHPELNARAANPLVGEARDALGAHKDDIRRQYLRTHGNEFALVMFDRASCGYCRVQWPILQRFQEEMGWQVSRMDIEQRPGLGQRFGVEVTPTTMVIRRGSQQRMVIATGIETYPNLLQMAYQAIKLLTGDIRPEQWLTGAGEEDGFFDALANGPVSPGDPRVVGGDLIAAGGRKP; this is translated from the coding sequence GTGAAGCGCGCCGCAATCGTCGCCATCGGCATGCTGCTTTCAACCGCGCCGGCATGGGGCCTGACCGCAACAGTTGCAGATGGCCCGGGCGTCGCGCGTGGCTATTGGTGGTATGAAGCCCCAAAGCCGGTCTCGCCCGACAAGGCAGAGATGGACGCAGTTGCCAAACCCGCCATTCCGCCCATGGCCGAACTGGTCAAATGGTCGCCGCCGAGGATCGCCAGACTGATCGAGCAGCAACGCGATTATGCCGCAACCGTCCTGACCGTGGATGCGGTCGCGGATTTCTGGCGTCTGGAGGATTTTGCCAGGCGCAAGGCCCGCGCCTTTGCCGGCGTCACCCAACTGGCGCTGCTGGCGCATCCCGAACTCAACGCCAGAGCTGCCAACCCGCTGGTCGGCGAGGCGCGCGATGCGCTGGGCGCGCATAAGGACGATATCCGCCGCCAGTATCTGCGCACGCATGGGAATGAATTTGCTCTCGTGATGTTCGACCGGGCCTCCTGCGGCTATTGCCGGGTGCAATGGCCGATCCTCCAGCGTTTTCAGGAGGAGATGGGCTGGCAGGTCAGCCGAATGGATATCGAGCAGCGCCCCGGCCTTGGCCAGCGCTTCGGCGTCGAAGTCACGCCAACCACGATGGTGATCCGGCGCGGCAGCCAGCAGCGGATGGTGATCGCGACCGGGATCGAGACTTATCCCAACCTGCTCCAGATGGCTTATCAGGCCATCAAATTGCTCACTGGCGATATACGCCCCGAACAATGGCTGACCGGAGCGGGTGAAGAAGACGGCTTCTTCGATGCCCTCGCCAATGGACCGGTATCGCCGGGCGATCCGCGCGTGGTCGGAGGCGATCTCATCGCGGCGGGAGGCAGGAAGCCATGA
- a CDS encoding S26 family signal peptidase yields the protein MLSLIWHASKRAALELKDLPLRAAVALGASGFGEPARPIQLFKAYGIVLPIGLLVWWAMPQFALVATPSIDAFVIYKAPDQIRTGDLVSFILSNPIAGPKPVSVTKYALCLPGERIAMVEKPSAMGETYDGWYFCNARLLGISKPRTRDGRPLTHWHPATKIIPAGTIFVGSSSPNGFDSRYYGPVEISKLTRMEKLL from the coding sequence ATGCTCTCGCTCATCTGGCACGCCAGTAAGCGCGCCGCTTTGGAGCTCAAGGACTTGCCACTTCGCGCGGCGGTTGCTCTGGGTGCAAGCGGGTTTGGCGAGCCTGCCCGGCCAATACAGCTCTTCAAGGCTTACGGGATCGTGCTGCCGATCGGGCTGCTGGTCTGGTGGGCGATGCCGCAATTCGCATTGGTGGCGACGCCCTCCATCGATGCCTTTGTGATCTACAAAGCGCCCGACCAGATCCGAACCGGCGACCTCGTCTCCTTCATACTGTCCAATCCGATTGCCGGGCCCAAACCAGTGAGCGTCACCAAATACGCGCTCTGTCTGCCTGGAGAACGGATCGCCATGGTCGAGAAACCGTCAGCCATGGGCGAAACCTACGACGGCTGGTATTTCTGCAATGCCCGTCTGCTTGGTATCAGCAAGCCCCGGACCCGGGACGGCCGCCCCCTTACCCATTGGCATCCCGCGACAAAGATCATCCCGGCGGGCACGATCTTCGTCGGCTCCTCATCCCCCAATGGTTTTGACAGCCGCTATTATGGACCGGTCGAGATCAGCAAACTGACCCGCATGGAGAAACTGCTGTGA
- a CDS encoding TraV family lipoprotein, producing MIQPHPLMQPCRQFLLGLPLFALSGCAAVGSMMSPYSEKFSCKNSDHGQCIHPEKAWADAVAGRPSKSDPAVTNDRKLLAPEETAAPVAAPAKGQIPDKALKPSGKARGPAQIAVNPAAKPSARDMGVPATGNATPMLKPSRTLRTLILPYADRQRPDRLYMARYVYSIIDRPAWVVGDYLVEPAGHAPTPPVLRSTRDKDAMPAEAGQDDKVAPALLAEPRP from the coding sequence ATGATCCAGCCTCATCCCCTCATGCAGCCCTGCCGCCAGTTCCTGCTGGGCCTGCCGCTCTTCGCGCTTTCGGGCTGCGCCGCAGTAGGCTCGATGATGTCGCCCTATAGCGAGAAGTTCTCCTGCAAGAACAGCGACCACGGCCAATGCATTCACCCCGAGAAGGCCTGGGCCGATGCCGTTGCCGGTCGCCCGTCCAAATCCGATCCGGCGGTGACCAATGACCGCAAGCTCCTTGCACCTGAGGAGACTGCTGCGCCCGTCGCCGCCCCGGCCAAAGGGCAGATCCCGGACAAGGCGCTGAAGCCGTCAGGCAAAGCCAGGGGCCCAGCGCAAATCGCAGTAAACCCTGCGGCAAAACCCTCAGCCCGTGACATGGGCGTGCCGGCAACCGGAAATGCCACCCCGATGCTGAAACCCTCGCGCACTTTGCGGACGCTCATTCTGCCCTATGCCGACCGGCAGCGGCCCGACCGGCTCTATATGGCGCGCTATGTCTATTCGATCATCGACCGGCCCGCCTGGGTGGTTGGAGATTATCTGGTCGAACCTGCCGGACACGCGCCGACACCTCCCGTCTTGCGCTCGACGCGGGACAAGGATGCCATGCCCGCAGAGGCGGGGCAGGATGACAAGGTGGCACCTGCCCTTTTGGCGGAGCCCCGCCCGTGA
- the traN gene encoding conjugal transfer protein TraN produces MPGIASAQQMCAADLNGNGDAADEGETAGCKLTATGGWMCPIGETPCITDPNGAQQCPLGSQYACVTPAAGGPASCTPNACIDTSANPIQSDPVVDDPGVEADGSVDADGHCLGSIEIFAGRAARCRPAGLLTTFQNCCKDRGKIIKDGMGGSISSISTKIAIAKGVFIGMKAAYAAFQVGATASQAASAGANAIIIGLDPTSIAISLAINFMIEVLLQGCDSQDMEVGMLKGSGMCHEVGSYCSSKILGICLQKSVGHCCFNTKLGRIIQEQGRPQLQSFNAVGWGTPKQPYCRGLTPEEFQALDFSKMDLTEYYAEVEARAQSQIQIDMKDKIDAYQQTISQ; encoded by the coding sequence ATGCCCGGCATTGCCAGCGCCCAGCAGATGTGCGCCGCCGATCTCAACGGCAATGGCGATGCTGCCGACGAAGGGGAAACCGCCGGCTGCAAGCTGACGGCCACCGGTGGCTGGATGTGCCCGATCGGAGAAACGCCTTGCATTACCGATCCAAACGGCGCGCAGCAATGCCCGCTTGGATCGCAATATGCCTGCGTCACGCCCGCCGCAGGCGGCCCCGCTTCCTGCACGCCCAACGCCTGCATCGATACCAGCGCCAACCCCATCCAATCTGACCCGGTCGTCGATGATCCCGGCGTTGAAGCCGATGGCTCGGTCGATGCCGATGGCCACTGCCTCGGGTCCATCGAGATCTTTGCGGGCCGCGCCGCGCGCTGCCGTCCGGCGGGCCTGCTCACCACCTTCCAGAACTGCTGCAAGGATCGCGGCAAGATCATCAAGGATGGCATGGGCGGCTCGATCTCTTCGATCTCGACCAAGATCGCCATCGCCAAAGGCGTGTTTATCGGCATGAAGGCAGCCTATGCCGCCTTTCAGGTGGGCGCGACAGCCAGCCAGGCCGCCAGCGCAGGCGCCAATGCGATCATCATTGGCCTCGATCCCACGTCCATCGCCATCAGCCTTGCCATCAATTTCATGATCGAGGTGCTGCTGCAGGGCTGCGACAGCCAGGACATGGAAGTCGGCATGCTCAAGGGCTCGGGCATGTGCCATGAAGTCGGCAGCTACTGCAGTTCGAAGATCCTGGGCATCTGTCTCCAAAAATCGGTCGGCCATTGCTGCTTCAACACCAAGCTTGGCAGGATCATTCAGGAACAGGGCCGACCCCAGCTTCAATCGTTCAACGCCGTTGGCTGGGGAACGCCCAAACAGCCCTATTGCCGCGGCCTCACTCCGGAAGAGTTTCAGGCGCTCGATTTCTCGAAAATGGACCTCACTGAATATTACGCGGAGGTTGAAGCGCGCGCCCAATCCCAAATCCAGATCGACATGAAGGACAAGATCGATGCCTATCAGCAAACGATCAGCCAATAG